The sequence AAGGCGTTGCCCGGGGTGATCCGGGTTGCGCTTTCTCCGCTCACAGGTGCTTCACCCCTTCGCTCTTGGTGTAGTACGTGGCGTGCCGGTAGTCCTTGCCCTTGGGGGACTCGAAGAACTCGTCCTTGGCGTCCGGGTCGCTGGCCACAATGGCCGACGCCGGGACCACCCAGAGCGAGACGCCTTCGTTCCGCCGGGTGTACAGGTCGCGGGCATTGCGCACAGCCATCTCGGCGTCGGGCGCGTGCAGGGATCCTGCGTGGACGTGGGAGAGCCCGCGGGAGGAGCGGACAAAGACTTCCCACAGCGGCCAGGTCTGCTTGCCGTGGC is a genomic window of Arthrobacter sp. Marseille-P9274 containing:
- the paaB gene encoding 1,2-phenylacetyl-CoA epoxidase subunit PaaB, with amino-acid sequence MAKPVETVETPAAEGHGKQTWPLWEVFVRSSRGLSHVHAGSLHAPDAEMAVRNARDLYTRRNEGVSLWVVPASAIVASDPDAKDEFFESPKGKDYRHATYYTKSEGVKHL